The sequence below is a genomic window from Gossypium hirsutum isolate 1008001.06 chromosome A11, Gossypium_hirsutum_v2.1, whole genome shotgun sequence.
TAAACTAATTCCACCTGTGCCCTTCCCTGGAGTcaagaaaaaattaaatgtaGTATCCCAATATGTACAACAAATTGTGAATTTGCTAATATAATGGCACTGGGAAACGCGGCAGCTTGGGCGGCTTTTCCACTTTCACTTCAACCTTATCTACCCTTGGAGGTTCACATGGACATGGCAATGCTATGAACTTTGGGATCTCATCTCCTGGCATTAACACAGAGAAGCTCTGACTTTGGTTTTTCTTTAAAACCTGTCAATACAAGAAAAAACCATCATAAGAACATTAATTGTATATATGATTAAGCTAAGGTTATTCATGTGGATTGTGAGGAGGATGGGGGAGAAAAGTGTACCGGCGAGTGGGGGTTGGATTCGGAGGGGGAGGCTTCGATATCAACATGGGGATGAGCGAAAGATCCTCGGAGTGATCTGAGCTTGTCCCAGTGGTAGCAACAAGAGAAGATGCCACTCAAGCTGAAGACGATGATCAAGAGGAGAGCGGTGCCAAGGGGGAATCCGAGGGAGGGTCGAGATGCATCCACATGGGGTGGGGAAAGATTATGATTCTCCATCAcatataccttttttttttttatcttttccttGATCAACTACTAGTACTTCCTTACTACAGCTGCTGCTCTTTCTCTCGTGTACGAAGAACGTCCAAACTTATGAAATTGAAAGATCAAATTATAGTTTTTTGGGGGGGATTGAAGGCAATTTGGTGAGGGAAATGGGAGGGGGGGCGGGGGCTATTTATAAAATGAAGGGGATGGTTGAATTTAATGTGTACGTAGAAAAGTACACAGCAAAAAGTCCTAAGAGTCCGGGCCACGGTACGGAATACGGTGGAGTCTAATTGTTGGGTGCAAACCATGAAAACCGCAaaaatctttaatgcaaaaaaTGTCAAATTCTGTTAATAGCccctatatatatgtgtaagtaGTAGATTTAGTCTCAGTATtcaaatttggtcatttttaattaGTGGTGAGCAAAACTCAATTCGATTTGAAAAAGTCGAAAAAGAATTTGAATTCTGAGTTAaccgaatcgagttattcgaattattcaagtgaacttgaataattcaaataattcgaataacagattggtgtaaatacccttttggtccttgctaattttgaaaattagcaacttggtctctctcaacaaaaatttcaaaataattgaaaataattttttaaaaaatcaaaatatttataaaaattccaaaatatatgttttttttaaaatttagaattttttttaaaaaaattataaaaaatatatataaagaaagttaaaattttaaaaattttctaaaataataagattaggacctaaataagttaattaattatttaaaatatcttatttttttatttatttttttgaaaaaaatttaaaatatatatggttttgaATTTATGTGCTTTAATATGGAATTAGCTATATTGAcatgtttaagtttttaatttaacaggattttaatttaacttaaataatttcactcgattccaatcaactcgaatttcattccactcgattcgattcgaataaatttcaaatcgagttgggatgataaaatataacttaccaattcgattaactcgaaattttttcatttgatttgatttgactCAACCGAACACTCACACGtattttcaatcttttttcttttcaaaatttaaaattttagtcctatcTCAAACGTCATCCATTAGATTTGTTAAGTTAAATTCTTCCATTTACAAAATCTTATATAGCAAACATATTATTAATGCGTAATGTCATGCCAGCTAGCTAGTTTTTTATAATACTCACAAAAAAAACCATATAATTCATATGCTACTTTTTTAAACttagactgaaattttaaaatttgaatagtataaaagtaaaaaatgatcaaattgaggaAGAACTA
It includes:
- the LOC107898753 gene encoding uncharacterized protein At5g65660 codes for the protein MENHNLSPPHVDASRPSLGFPLGTALLLIIVFSLSGIFSCCYHWDKLRSLRGSFAHPHVDIEASPSESNPHSPVLKKNQSQSFSVLMPGDEIPKFIALPCPCEPPRVDKVEVKVEKPPKLPRFPVPLY